One stretch of Pedobacter riviphilus DNA includes these proteins:
- a CDS encoding LysE family transporter, which yields MLFLTFFIGIILNAMGYIPPGNINLTVAQLAINKGMRQVWYFILSFSCVEVFFTFGMMRFARWAMSDINPNEAVSEVRLSTLVDCFMIVMFLVMGTITWKNRKKVPKTSNAKEDKRSGSVLYGLILGVLNPVQIPFWLFFGNYVILHQWIETDYLSLVIFSLGSGVGSTLALYLYAHFATYIQEKFALSSLIINKSIAIFLFALAGYLMVKQAIVIL from the coding sequence ATGCTTTTTCTAACGTTTTTCATCGGCATCATTCTCAATGCCATGGGGTATATTCCTCCCGGTAACATTAATCTCACTGTTGCACAGCTTGCCATTAACAAGGGCATGCGGCAGGTTTGGTACTTTATTCTTTCCTTCTCTTGTGTAGAAGTGTTTTTTACCTTCGGTATGATGCGCTTTGCCCGCTGGGCCATGAGTGATATTAATCCGAATGAGGCTGTAAGTGAAGTTCGCTTAAGTACTTTAGTGGATTGTTTTATGATTGTGATGTTTTTGGTAATGGGAACCATTACCTGGAAAAACCGCAAAAAAGTACCTAAAACCAGTAATGCGAAAGAGGATAAACGCAGTGGAAGTGTTTTGTATGGATTAATTTTAGGGGTGTTAAACCCCGTTCAGATTCCATTCTGGTTGTTTTTTGGCAATTATGTAATTTTACACCAATGGATTGAGACGGATTACCTCTCATTAGTGATTTTTAGTCTGGGCTCGGGCGTTGGTTCCACACTTGCTTTATATTTATATGCACACTTCGCTACTTACATCCAAGAAAAATTTGCCTTGAGCAGCCTGATTATCAATAAATCTATCGCCATATTTTTATTTGCACTTGCGGGATATTTAATGGTGAAACAAGCGATTGTTATTCTATAG
- a CDS encoding metallophosphoesterase family protein encodes MSNRRFFLKSGLAAAVVAGLSPVLPSFAEEHTAPARLGKVPKLRFAIASDGHYGQPGTDYKLHHENMVKWLNESHDKNPLNFVIINGDLVHDRPELLKEVKKDYYDRLKVPFYAVPGNHDHADTPLWKSVFGYDDNFSFEKNGVGFVLANTSDTKGAYLCPNNDFLKQELDKFKDLKTVFVVLHIPPHFWVPESPFVECPDTLKLLHSYTNVKAVFHGHDHSLDAVFYTDKLPHFFDAHIGGNWGTAYKGYRIVEVDENDKIQTYQVNASGSPLLNETKF; translated from the coding sequence ATGTCTAACAGACGGTTTTTTCTAAAAAGTGGCTTAGCTGCTGCAGTAGTGGCAGGTTTATCACCAGTTCTCCCTTCATTTGCTGAAGAACACACTGCACCTGCCAGATTGGGCAAAGTACCTAAATTGCGTTTCGCCATTGCATCAGATGGACATTATGGTCAGCCTGGAACAGATTACAAACTGCACCATGAGAATATGGTAAAGTGGTTAAATGAATCGCACGATAAAAATCCATTAAACTTTGTAATTATCAACGGCGATCTGGTGCATGACAGGCCTGAATTACTGAAAGAAGTAAAAAAGGATTATTACGACCGTTTAAAGGTTCCTTTTTATGCCGTACCGGGCAACCATGACCATGCAGATACCCCACTCTGGAAATCGGTTTTTGGTTATGATGATAACTTTTCTTTCGAAAAAAACGGGGTTGGCTTTGTTCTGGCCAATACTTCGGATACAAAAGGCGCCTATCTGTGCCCGAACAACGATTTTTTAAAGCAGGAACTGGATAAGTTTAAAGATTTAAAAACGGTGTTTGTAGTATTGCATATCCCGCCACATTTCTGGGTGCCAGAGAGCCCCTTTGTTGAGTGCCCTGATACCCTTAAACTTTTGCACAGCTATACCAACGTGAAAGCTGTATTTCATGGCCACGATCATAGTTTAGATGCTGTATTTTATACCGATAAGCTGCCGCATTTTTTTGATGCTCATATTGGCGGCAACTGGGGCACAGCCTATAAAGGTTACCGGATAGTGGAGGTAGATGAAAATGATAAGATCCAAACTTATCAGGTAAATGCAAGTGGATCGCCATTATTAAATGAAACGAAATTCTAG
- a CDS encoding bifunctional YncE family protein/alkaline phosphatase family protein, producing MKKSYIFILLSFLFIQKGFAQWPGKNESTQQILLPNGWKLSPAGHSLQLGDLPLNMQLSASGKYLAVTNNGQSTQSLQLIDPKTERIIDEKVLAKSWYGIAFSKDEKHLYASGGNDNWILDFNIQNDKFVKSDTIKLGPVWPKGKISPAGIVVNKNNSKLYTVTKEDSSLYIINPVERQIVKKIQLPAIAYSCTLAADERKLYVSLWGGKAVAVIDLQSESIIQQIPVGDHPNELLLNKKGNILFVANANDNTVSVINTVDNKVIETIATTLYATQLTGSTTNGLALSANEKTLYIANADNNCLAVFDVSKPGVSQSQGFIPVGWYPTSVKVLGSKILVTNGKGNTSMANPKGPQPISKVDNSGYQMGSTANSRLQYIAGLFKGTLSFIDAPKPEQLKLYTKQVYANTPFTDKRAITADGEAGNPIPRKQGEKSPMKHVFYIIKENRTYDQVLGDMPKGNGDSSLTLFGRKITPNQHAFAENYVLLDNFYVDAEVSADGHNWSMAAYATDVVEKTWPTSYGARGGSTTFEGGRPVTYPKGGFIWDYCQRAGVSYRSYGEFGDYGKANIKSLQGHMCAASPGFDMDIKDQVRVDAWQHDFDSLLVAGVVPQFNTLRISNDHTSGQKKGKYSPQAAVADNDLAVGRILEHLSHSSIWKESVVFILEDDAQNGPDHVDAHRSPAYVVGPYVKRHTPVHTMYSTSGFLRTMELILGLPPMSQYDAAAMPLYECFTATPDFTPYNVIQPLIDLDTRNVAVNESSKRSELFNFAKEDSAPDLDLNEVVWKSVKGEQSVMPAPKRSAFVILEKKKKDDDD from the coding sequence ATGAAAAAATCATACATATTTATATTACTCAGCTTCCTGTTCATCCAAAAAGGGTTTGCACAATGGCCTGGCAAAAACGAAAGCACCCAGCAAATTTTGTTGCCCAACGGTTGGAAATTAAGTCCGGCGGGGCATTCGTTACAGTTAGGCGATTTGCCCTTAAATATGCAGCTTAGTGCATCGGGCAAATACCTCGCCGTTACCAATAACGGCCAGAGTACGCAGTCGCTACAGCTTATCGATCCTAAAACCGAACGAATTATCGACGAAAAGGTGCTGGCCAAATCGTGGTACGGGATAGCTTTTAGTAAAGATGAAAAACATCTTTATGCATCGGGTGGTAACGACAATTGGATTTTAGATTTTAATATCCAGAATGATAAGTTCGTAAAAAGCGACACCATTAAACTTGGTCCGGTTTGGCCAAAAGGAAAAATAAGTCCGGCAGGGATTGTGGTCAATAAAAATAACAGTAAATTATATACTGTAACTAAAGAAGACAGCAGTTTGTATATTATTAACCCTGTTGAAAGGCAGATCGTTAAAAAAATACAGCTTCCTGCCATTGCTTATAGCTGTACCCTGGCTGCCGACGAGCGTAAACTGTATGTTTCGCTTTGGGGCGGAAAAGCGGTAGCTGTTATCGATTTGCAATCAGAAAGCATTATTCAGCAGATTCCCGTTGGCGATCATCCGAATGAGCTTCTGCTGAATAAAAAAGGAAATATTTTATTTGTAGCCAATGCCAACGATAATACGGTTTCGGTAATCAATACTGTAGATAACAAGGTAATCGAAACCATTGCCACCACGCTTTATGCCACTCAGTTAACAGGTTCTACCACCAATGGCCTGGCTTTAAGTGCCAATGAGAAAACTTTGTACATCGCCAATGCCGATAACAACTGTTTGGCTGTTTTTGATGTAAGCAAACCAGGGGTAAGCCAAAGCCAGGGTTTTATTCCGGTGGGCTGGTACCCAACAAGTGTAAAGGTTTTGGGTTCGAAAATTTTGGTTACCAATGGCAAAGGCAATACTTCTATGGCCAACCCAAAGGGACCACAACCCATTTCTAAAGTAGATAACAGTGGTTATCAAATGGGAAGCACAGCCAACAGCAGGCTGCAATATATTGCTGGCTTGTTTAAAGGCACTTTATCCTTTATTGATGCACCAAAACCCGAGCAGCTAAAATTATATACCAAACAGGTTTATGCCAATACACCTTTTACGGATAAGCGCGCAATAACTGCCGATGGCGAAGCTGGAAACCCTATTCCACGTAAGCAGGGAGAAAAATCGCCTATGAAGCATGTTTTTTATATCATTAAAGAAAACAGGACATACGATCAGGTGCTTGGCGATATGCCAAAAGGTAATGGCGATTCCAGCTTAACGCTTTTTGGCAGAAAGATTACGCCTAACCAGCATGCCTTTGCCGAAAACTATGTGTTGCTCGATAATTTCTATGTTGATGCAGAGGTAAGTGCAGATGGACACAACTGGAGCATGGCTGCCTATGCAACTGATGTTGTGGAAAAAACATGGCCAACCAGTTATGGTGCTCGCGGCGGAAGTACCACCTTCGAAGGTGGTAGGCCTGTTACTTATCCTAAAGGTGGTTTTATATGGGATTACTGTCAGCGGGCAGGAGTAAGTTACCGCAGTTATGGCGAATTTGGCGATTATGGTAAGGCTAATATTAAATCGCTACAGGGCCATATGTGTGCTGCATCACCAGGATTTGATATGGATATTAAGGATCAGGTAAGGGTAGATGCGTGGCAGCACGATTTCGATTCGTTACTGGTTGCAGGCGTTGTACCACAGTTTAATACTTTAAGGATATCTAATGACCATACCAGTGGGCAAAAAAAAGGTAAATATTCGCCACAGGCGGCAGTTGCCGATAACGATTTAGCCGTAGGCCGTATTTTGGAGCATTTATCACATAGCTCGATCTGGAAAGAGTCGGTTGTTTTTATTTTGGAAGATGACGCACAAAACGGACCAGACCATGTTGATGCACACCGTTCGCCAGCTTATGTGGTTGGACCATACGTAAAAAGGCATACGCCTGTTCATACGATGTATTCTACTTCCGGTTTTTTAAGAACGATGGAACTTATTTTAGGTTTGCCGCCAATGAGCCAGTACGATGCTGCTGCCATGCCGCTGTATGAGTGTTTTACAGCTACGCCTGATTTTACACCTTATAATGTGATTCAGCCGCTTATTGATTTAGATACCAGGAATGTGGCGGTGAACGAGAGCAGCAAACGTTCTGAACTGTTCAATTTTGCAAAGGAAGATTCGGCACCGGATTTAGATTTAAATGAAGTGGTGTGGAAATCGGTTAAAGGCGAACAATCGGTAATGCCAGCGCCAAAGCGGAGTGCTTTTGTGATTTTGGAGAAGAAGAAAAAAGATGATGATGATTAG
- the msrA gene encoding peptide-methionine (S)-S-oxide reductase MsrA yields the protein MNTEKAILAGGCFWGVEELIRHYPGVISTVVGYTGGDVPNATYRNHGTHAEAIEVTFDPTVLTYRKLLEYFFQIHDPSTRNRQGNDVGTSYRSAIFYNSEEQKNTANALIAELDASGKWPGKIVTEVVPETDFWNAEEEHQDYLQKNPYGYTCHFERPDWKL from the coding sequence ATGAATACTGAAAAAGCCATTCTTGCAGGCGGCTGCTTTTGGGGAGTAGAAGAACTGATCCGTCATTACCCTGGCGTTATCTCAACAGTTGTGGGGTACACCGGTGGCGATGTTCCCAATGCCACCTACCGGAACCATGGCACACATGCCGAAGCCATTGAAGTTACTTTTGATCCAACTGTTTTAACCTACCGCAAATTATTGGAATACTTCTTTCAGATCCACGATCCGAGTACGCGCAACAGACAGGGAAATGATGTGGGTACCTCATACCGCTCAGCTATTTTCTACAATAGTGAAGAACAGAAAAACACCGCAAATGCATTAATTGCCGAGTTAGATGCGTCTGGCAAATGGCCTGGCAAAATTGTAACCGAGGTAGTACCTGAAACAGATTTCTGGAATGCTGAAGAAGAACACCAGGATTATTTACAGAAAAACCCTTACGGTTATACCTGCCATTTCGAAAGGCCAGACTGGAAATTATAG
- a CDS encoding YdcF family protein produces the protein MKYFYAFLMLGLFCKDLAAQDVPQQSYQLIKTRNEVQYKNYYLLTLFQQLPELRKMLSTDTAFNNIYKSKTAQVNEAVKTCKTDISCYAKALKFTDEEIAHIGNRLALLYTENNLLGDMVKNHLIPSGCYAMFAKEQHKTLLVKAWEQDANAVNYAIGVYVEGNKPNYPKIDSISFTLTDKTFVELTSANALLSLQGNNKLFFEPAMLFALEALELNERNDAADYEPMAKGVNLAAINQIKKTDWKKYPYSVILVPGAGPEEKEVALSAGGMIRCRLAALQYHKGMAPFIVVSGGRVHPYKTKFSEAYEMKKFLMETLQIPESAVIMEPHARHTTTNMRNCARLMFRYGMPIDKAGMVCTVKSQSYYITDILLERCKKELGYYPYKNGKRLSDTESEFYLNTTSLQIDFDEPLDP, from the coding sequence ATGAAATACTTCTATGCTTTCCTTATGCTCGGCCTGTTCTGCAAAGACTTAGCTGCACAGGATGTACCACAACAGTCTTATCAATTAATTAAGACCAGGAACGAAGTACAATACAAAAATTATTATCTGCTTACACTTTTTCAGCAATTGCCCGAACTGCGCAAAATGCTTAGCACAGATACGGCGTTCAACAACATCTATAAATCAAAAACGGCACAGGTAAATGAAGCGGTGAAAACCTGTAAAACAGATATTAGCTGTTACGCTAAAGCCTTAAAATTTACCGATGAGGAAATAGCCCATATTGGAAACCGTTTGGCGCTGCTTTATACAGAAAATAATCTGTTGGGAGATATGGTAAAAAATCATCTAATCCCCTCAGGCTGTTATGCCATGTTTGCCAAAGAACAGCACAAAACCCTTTTAGTTAAAGCATGGGAACAAGATGCCAATGCAGTAAATTATGCAATTGGCGTTTACGTAGAAGGAAATAAGCCCAATTACCCGAAAATAGATTCGATCAGTTTTACTTTAACAGATAAAACGTTTGTAGAGCTCACATCTGCCAATGCATTGTTATCCCTGCAGGGCAATAATAAGCTCTTTTTCGAACCTGCCATGTTATTTGCACTGGAAGCTTTAGAATTGAACGAACGCAATGATGCCGCCGATTACGAACCGATGGCTAAAGGCGTAAACCTTGCCGCCATTAACCAGATCAAAAAAACGGATTGGAAAAAATATCCTTATAGTGTGATTTTAGTTCCAGGTGCTGGCCCAGAGGAAAAAGAAGTAGCCTTAAGCGCGGGCGGAATGATCCGTTGCAGGTTAGCAGCCTTGCAATACCATAAAGGCATGGCACCATTTATCGTGGTTTCGGGCGGCCGCGTTCACCCTTATAAAACCAAGTTCAGTGAAGCATACGAAATGAAGAAGTTTTTAATGGAAACCCTTCAGATACCCGAAAGTGCCGTTATTATGGAGCCACATGCCCGCCATACCACCACCAATATGCGTAATTGTGCCAGACTGATGTTCAGGTACGGTATGCCAATAGATAAAGCAGGGATGGTTTGCACCGTAAAATCGCAAAGTTACTACATTACCGATATCCTGCTCGAACGCTGTAAAAAGGAACTCGGCTACTATCCTTATAAAAACGGAAAACGTTTAAGTGATACCGAATCTGAATTCTACTTAAATACAACATCCTTACAAATTGATTTTGATGAACCTTTAGATCCTTAG
- a CDS encoding SusC/RagA family TonB-linked outer membrane protein, translated as MTSFFLTASIKSACRKLLLPIGLLAVCNSNAIAINHEVTASGIHNKVFATVSGTVTDQNKQPLPGVSVFEKKTKKTTVTDSNGKYSISVEEGAILVFSYIGYDNQEVAVDGRQNINVTLKESSNTLNEVVAIGYQKIRKSDVTGAISSVKASEMNLTSPTVGQALVGKVAGVQVSQTSGAPYSGTKIRVRGIGSINASSDPLYVIDGYPAGNNVSINPEDIETIDILKDAASAAIYGSRASGGVVLITTKRGTDGKGKFEYDVQGGISQLAKKVKLLDANQFIQLLIDGRNNAYKDLWVNSGKTWNDAMFSDNNTTRIANVGNGSSVSIPADLYNFSAQQAIPAAYNTDWQDELYRNAAFQRHNLSFSGGTKDVKYFLSGGYQNNDGIVTNTNQKVTNFRGNIDGKVSERLRVGANIAYTKNDNREVQEGRYNLSPMMSALIYLPYLPARDANGNPVQFGMGALSSQYGIQNPENPLATVEQLKITRKSNRSSYNANATYKILEGLNFKANLGTQTYNEKYDYYLPTSLSSGNTPPYSPESIRAANAIAQTLSQVDQLAEFTLNYNKTFGKHSIDVLGGYSAQKTSSDQIRVAASGFQNDYIGEITDKGADAGFFTLDRNRTGKTVTTLLSYFGRFSYNYAGKYFLTGSFRRDGSSRFGPLNKYGNFPSIAAGWNLSDESFYNSFLGEQSRVKLRASWGLSGNNNIPDYRTQQELNAPGGAVFGNAISTAIWRVRYRIKD; from the coding sequence ATGACATCATTTTTTTTAACCGCAAGTATAAAAAGTGCTTGCCGGAAATTGCTTTTGCCTATCGGTTTACTGGCCGTCTGTAATTCCAATGCAATAGCGATTAATCATGAAGTAACTGCTTCGGGCATACATAATAAAGTATTTGCCACTGTAAGCGGAACAGTTACCGATCAAAATAAACAACCTTTACCTGGTGTAAGTGTTTTCGAAAAGAAGACAAAAAAAACAACCGTTACCGATTCCAATGGTAAATACTCCATTTCGGTTGAGGAAGGTGCAATTTTAGTATTTTCTTATATTGGTTACGATAATCAGGAAGTTGCCGTTGATGGCCGCCAAAATATTAATGTTACTTTAAAAGAAAGCAGCAATACCCTAAATGAGGTTGTGGCTATCGGTTACCAGAAGATTAGAAAATCGGATGTAACTGGGGCCATCAGCAGTGTTAAGGCCAGTGAGATGAACTTAACTTCTCCTACTGTTGGCCAGGCCCTGGTTGGTAAGGTTGCCGGTGTACAAGTATCGCAAACAAGTGGTGCACCATATTCCGGTACCAAAATCAGGGTGAGGGGCATCGGTTCTATTAATGCCAGTTCCGATCCTTTATACGTGATTGACGGTTATCCGGCAGGAAACAACGTATCCATCAATCCGGAGGACATCGAAACCATCGACATTTTAAAAGATGCGGCTTCTGCAGCCATTTATGGCTCAAGAGCATCGGGTGGGGTGGTGTTAATTACCACTAAAAGAGGTACTGATGGAAAAGGAAAGTTTGAATATGATGTTCAGGGTGGAATTTCCCAGTTGGCTAAAAAAGTAAAATTATTGGATGCCAACCAGTTTATACAGCTTTTAATTGACGGACGTAACAATGCCTATAAAGATTTATGGGTAAACTCGGGCAAAACCTGGAATGATGCCATGTTTAGCGATAACAATACTACCCGTATTGCCAATGTGGGTAATGGCAGTAGTGTAAGCATTCCGGCCGATCTTTATAATTTTAGTGCACAACAGGCTATCCCTGCTGCCTATAATACCGATTGGCAGGATGAACTTTACCGCAATGCAGCCTTTCAACGCCATAACCTTTCATTTTCTGGCGGTACTAAGGATGTAAAATACTTTTTAAGCGGCGGTTACCAGAACAACGATGGTATTGTAACCAACACCAATCAAAAAGTAACCAACTTCAGGGGCAATATTGATGGCAAGGTGAGCGAGCGTTTACGCGTAGGCGCAAATATTGCTTACACAAAAAACGATAACAGAGAGGTACAGGAGGGACGTTATAATTTAAGTCCGATGATGTCGGCATTAATTTATTTGCCTTATCTGCCTGCAAGAGATGCCAACGGTAACCCTGTTCAGTTTGGCATGGGCGCTTTGTCTTCTCAATACGGTATCCAGAACCCCGAAAACCCTTTGGCTACTGTTGAGCAGTTAAAGATTACCAGAAAAAGCAATAGAAGTAGTTATAATGCCAATGCTACTTACAAAATTTTAGAGGGACTTAATTTTAAGGCTAACTTAGGAACACAAACATACAACGAAAAATACGATTATTATTTGCCTACCAGCTTAAGTAGTGGAAATACCCCACCTTACTCGCCCGAATCGATTAGGGCCGCAAATGCCATAGCACAAACCCTTAGTCAGGTAGATCAACTGGCAGAGTTTACTTTAAATTACAATAAAACATTTGGTAAACATAGCATAGATGTTTTAGGCGGTTATTCTGCTCAGAAAACATCCAGTGATCAGATTAGGGTAGCGGCAAGCGGATTCCAAAATGATTACATTGGTGAAATTACGGATAAGGGAGCGGATGCAGGTTTTTTTACACTAGACCGTAACAGAACTGGTAAAACAGTAACCACTTTACTTTCTTACTTTGGCCGTTTCAGTTATAATTATGCCGGCAAATACTTTTTAACCGGTTCCTTCCGTCGCGATGGTTCATCAAGGTTTGGTCCGTTAAACAAGTATGGTAACTTTCCTTCAATAGCTGCAGGCTGGAATTTATCTGACGAAAGCTTTTATAATAGCTTTTTGGGCGAACAATCGAGAGTTAAACTAAGAGCCAGCTGGGGCTTAAGTGGAAATAATAATATTCCAGACTACCGCACACAGCAAGAGCTAAACGCACCAGGTGGTGCAGTTTTCGGTAATGCAATTTCTACCGCCATTTGGCGGGTGCGATACAGGATAAAGGATTAG
- a CDS encoding SusC/RagA family TonB-linked outer membrane protein: protein MANYYLSYSFNLLFNKPLSAIAGSSTILTNLTDSKVRNKGFDLQVDGKIIQNEDFTLGLSGNIAANRNKVLDLGGNSTIFTAGAERSYITHVTQEGQPIGMFYGFKVLGRITSDNLGKVAPSASSTNPAKIGDLYFQDTDGNGIVNDADKTVIGTPYAKFTYGFALNTSYKTFDLRASFNGSYGNQVLDGQDYYLYNFEGSGNQYVEVADRYRNEANPGSGLNYRASRAGTQSNSTRLSSFYIQDGSYFRCTNITLGYSFPKQLANTLKVSNIRVYASVDNAFTITDYKGYNPEVDYSAGNNLAPGVDYGNYPLARTYNLGIKLTF, encoded by the coding sequence ATGGCGAATTACTACTTAAGTTACTCTTTCAACTTATTATTTAACAAACCGCTTTCGGCAATTGCTGGCAGTTCAACAATTTTAACTAATCTTACTGATAGTAAGGTGCGTAATAAGGGTTTCGATTTGCAGGTTGATGGCAAAATTATCCAAAATGAAGACTTTACTTTGGGCCTAAGCGGAAACATCGCTGCAAACCGGAATAAGGTTTTAGACCTTGGCGGTAACAGTACAATATTTACGGCCGGTGCAGAGCGTTCGTACATTACACATGTTACCCAAGAAGGCCAGCCAATAGGTATGTTTTATGGATTTAAAGTTTTAGGCAGAATTACATCCGATAATTTAGGAAAGGTTGCCCCGTCAGCTTCTTCTACCAACCCGGCAAAAATCGGCGATTTATATTTTCAGGATACCGATGGTAACGGCATTGTAAACGATGCAGACAAAACCGTTATCGGCACACCATATGCAAAATTCACCTATGGTTTTGCTTTAAACACTTCTTACAAAACGTTTGACTTAAGAGCATCTTTCAACGGATCATACGGAAACCAGGTTTTAGATGGACAGGATTATTACCTGTACAACTTTGAAGGCTCTGGAAACCAATATGTAGAGGTTGCCGACCGTTACAGAAATGAAGCCAATCCGGGCAGTGGTTTAAATTACCGCGCATCGCGTGCAGGTACGCAAAGTAACAGTACGCGTTTATCGTCTTTTTATATACAGGATGGATCTTATTTCAGGTGTACCAATATTACTTTAGGTTACAGTTTTCCAAAGCAACTGGCCAATACACTGAAAGTAAGCAATATCCGTGTTTATGCGAGTGTAGATAATGCATTTACCATTACCGATTATAAAGGTTATAACCCTGAGGTAGATTATAGTGCAGGTAATAATCTTGCCCCTGGTGTTGATTATGGTAACTACCCATTGGCAAGAACCTATAACCTTGGTATTAAATTGACTTTTTAG
- a CDS encoding RagB/SusD family nutrient uptake outer membrane protein translates to MKKHIYKVLALSAILSLGACKKDFLNQSNPNAIAVENYFKTENDVLLAVNGVYQSLRSSNTLGENSGLFTDERSDDAGRNDNQSNAGEPFQFNDFSLLPSNSYLRSHWLALYEAIGRTNVVLTNIDKVSFANAATKENYKAEAKFIRAIMYFELVRKWGPVPVVTKQLSTADEVKENTFRVPEADVYNQIVSDLKDALNSTLPNFQTGANIGRTSKAAINAYLGKVYLTMATTLSANKAENLNNANTYLMAAYNMKAFGNLSEIPYTDVFDVAKKTTCKELIFQISNKQGDISFSSSIAANNQAKGETINSLKPSTGIGGNVKLDLINEYEANDLRKDFSVKFANDQTVKDWFITKFRDASQLATNAGYGGNDWILMRYADVILMLAEVNMLQGNDAVAIQYLDMVRTRAGMPVYAVAKTDATYAAKFPTLKLAILHERRVEFAFEHQRWFDLIRNFTAAELVTYLKAKPQSSYGIAKLANVTLKDRYYPIPFDEVKLDPVKMYQNPGY, encoded by the coding sequence ATGAAAAAACATATTTATAAAGTATTGGCCCTAAGTGCAATTTTAAGTTTGGGTGCCTGTAAAAAAGATTTTCTAAATCAAAGTAACCCCAATGCCATTGCTGTAGAGAACTATTTCAAAACAGAAAATGATGTACTGCTGGCTGTTAATGGGGTTTACCAATCGCTTAGAAGCAGCAATACCCTGGGCGAAAACAGCGGACTGTTTACTGATGAGCGCTCGGATGATGCGGGCAGGAATGATAACCAGAGTAATGCCGGCGAGCCATTTCAGTTTAACGATTTTTCACTCCTGCCAAGCAATTCTTATTTGAGAAGCCATTGGCTGGCACTTTATGAGGCAATTGGCAGAACCAATGTTGTATTGACAAATATTGATAAAGTATCTTTTGCTAATGCGGCCACCAAAGAAAATTACAAGGCAGAAGCCAAGTTTATCAGGGCGATTATGTATTTCGAACTGGTGAGGAAATGGGGACCAGTACCAGTGGTAACCAAGCAGCTTAGCACAGCTGATGAAGTAAAAGAAAACACTTTTCGTGTGCCTGAAGCGGATGTATACAACCAGATTGTAAGCGATTTAAAAGATGCCCTTAACAGCACATTGCCAAACTTCCAAACGGGAGCGAATATAGGTAGAACTTCGAAAGCGGCCATAAATGCATATCTGGGTAAGGTTTATTTAACGATGGCTACAACACTTTCAGCAAATAAGGCCGAAAACCTAAATAATGCGAATACTTATTTAATGGCAGCTTATAATATGAAAGCTTTCGGGAATCTTTCTGAAATTCCCTATACAGATGTTTTTGACGTGGCGAAAAAAACAACCTGTAAGGAACTGATTTTCCAGATTTCAAATAAGCAGGGCGATATCAGTTTTAGCTCAAGCATTGCTGCAAACAACCAGGCCAAAGGCGAAACCATCAATTCGCTTAAACCTTCTACCGGGATTGGTGGTAATGTAAAACTTGATCTAATTAATGAATATGAAGCAAACGATTTGAGGAAAGATTTCTCGGTTAAATTTGCCAATGATCAGACAGTAAAAGATTGGTTTATTACCAAATTCCGCGATGCGAGCCAATTGGCAACCAATGCGGGTTATGGTGGCAACGACTGGATTTTAATGCGTTATGCCGATGTAATTTTAATGCTTGCTGAAGTTAATATGTTGCAGGGCAACGATGCCGTAGCCATTCAATATTTGGATATGGTAAGAACAAGAGCAGGTATGCCCGTTTATGCGGTTGCTAAAACCGACGCCACTTACGCGGCTAAATTCCCGACTTTAAAGCTTGCTATTTTACACGAGCGTAGGGTAGAGTTTGCTTTCGAACACCAAAGATGGTTCGATTTAATCAGGAATTTTACTGCTGCGGAGCTGGTTACTTACTTAAAAGCGAAACCACAGTCGTCGTATGGAATTGCTAAATTGGCTAACGTAACCTTAAAAGACAGGTATTATCCTATTCCTTTTGATGAAGTGAAATTAGATCCGGTTAAAATGTACCAGAATCCTGGTTACTAA